The Fragaria vesca subsp. vesca linkage group LG2, FraVesHawaii_1.0, whole genome shotgun sequence genome includes a window with the following:
- the LOC101296825 gene encoding uncharacterized protein LOC101296825 encodes MSLRQRVMEAKEPTTMMCTLVAIDHTDFSYRACSLCERTLPDNPSSLCRYCKPSAFNPRFPRTKRFFRVLMSVASDSKVFTVICFDRVAKVLFGCSADEFFDFAKFHPFAATNASRILEGEMFKMAISKPKNGNAQNLRAVQVVPLRTGFQPAIVTLRELYGVRSS; translated from the exons ATGAGTCTCCGGCAGCGAGTGATGGAAGCCAAAGAGCCAACGACGATGATGTGCACACTTGTAGCAATAGACCACACTGACTTCTCCTACAGAGCATGCTCCCTCTGCGAGAGGACTCTCCCTGACAACCCATCTTCCCTTTGCAGATACTGCAAACCCTCCGCTTTCAACCCCCGCTTTCCTCGCACTAAACGCTTCTTTCGCGTTCTC ATGTCAGTTGCTTCGGATAGCAAGGTGTTCACTGTGATATGCTTTGATAGGGTGGCCAAGGTCCTCTTTGGTTGCTCTGCTGATGAGTTTTTCGACTTTGCGAAATTTCACCCGTTTGCTG CAACTAATGCTAGTAGAATTTTGGAGGGAGAGATGTTTAAGATGGCAATATCCAAACCGAAGAATGGTAATGCACAAAATCTGCGAGCAGTTCAAGTTGTACCATTGAGAACTGGTTTTCAGCCGGCAATTGTGACCTTAAGGGAATTGTATGGCGTAAGAAGCTCTTGA